In a single window of the Burkholderia contaminans genome:
- a CDS encoding acyl-CoA dehydrogenase, whose protein sequence is MSYNAPVKDMLFVLKELAGIDAVAQLPGFEDAGYDTAQAVLEESAKFCGEVLAPLNVEGDRNPSSWKDGVVTATPGFADAFRQFVEGGWQGLQHPSEYDGQGLPKLIATPCIEMLNASNLSFALCPLLTDGAIEALLTAGTDEQKQRYVPKLISGEWTGTMNLTEPQAGSDLALVRSRAEPQGDGTYKVFGTKIFITWGEHDMADNIVHLVLARTPNAPEGVKGISLFIVPKFLVNDDGSLGARNDVHCVSIEHKLGIKASPTAVLQYGDHGGAIGYLVGEENRGLEYMFIMMNAARFGVGMQGIGVADRAYQKAAEFAKERVQSRPVDGSAKQSVTIIHHPDVRRMLGTMRALTEGARALAYVAAAHSDIAHRHSDEATRARHQAIYEYLVPVVKGWSTEMVNDVASLGVQVHGGMGFIEETGAAQYYRDARILAIYEGTTAIQANDLVGRKTMRDGGAVAKALIAEIGDTVAALGKLDGAAAASVKAQLEKGAKALSSVVDYVVANVKQDPNAVFAGSVPYLKLAGVVLCGWQMGRALVAAHANRASDPAFFDAKIAIAQCYAEHVLVQAGAFEASIVGTKGNEGVLALTEDQF, encoded by the coding sequence ATGAGCTATAACGCCCCCGTCAAGGACATGCTGTTCGTGCTGAAGGAACTGGCCGGCATCGACGCCGTTGCGCAGTTGCCGGGCTTCGAGGATGCCGGTTACGACACGGCGCAGGCCGTGCTCGAGGAATCCGCGAAGTTCTGCGGCGAGGTGCTGGCCCCGCTGAACGTCGAAGGCGACCGCAACCCGAGCAGCTGGAAGGACGGCGTCGTGACCGCAACGCCGGGCTTCGCGGACGCGTTCCGCCAGTTCGTCGAAGGCGGCTGGCAGGGGCTGCAGCATCCGTCCGAATACGATGGCCAGGGGCTGCCGAAGCTGATCGCGACGCCGTGCATCGAGATGCTCAATGCATCGAACCTGTCGTTCGCGCTCTGTCCGCTGCTCACCGACGGCGCGATCGAAGCGCTGCTGACGGCCGGCACCGACGAGCAGAAGCAGCGCTACGTGCCGAAGCTGATCTCGGGCGAATGGACAGGCACGATGAACCTGACCGAGCCGCAGGCCGGCTCCGATCTCGCGCTGGTGCGCTCGCGCGCCGAGCCGCAGGGCGACGGCACGTACAAGGTGTTCGGCACCAAGATCTTCATCACGTGGGGCGAGCACGACATGGCGGACAACATCGTCCACCTGGTGCTGGCGCGCACGCCGAACGCGCCGGAAGGCGTGAAGGGCATTTCGCTGTTCATCGTGCCGAAGTTCCTGGTCAACGACGACGGCTCGCTCGGCGCACGCAACGACGTGCACTGCGTGTCGATCGAGCACAAGCTCGGGATCAAGGCGAGCCCGACGGCGGTGCTGCAGTACGGCGACCACGGCGGCGCGATCGGCTACCTGGTCGGCGAGGAAAACCGCGGCCTCGAATACATGTTCATCATGATGAACGCGGCGCGCTTCGGCGTCGGCATGCAGGGGATCGGCGTGGCCGACCGTGCATACCAGAAGGCCGCGGAATTCGCGAAGGAGCGCGTGCAGAGCCGCCCGGTGGACGGTTCGGCCAAGCAGTCGGTGACGATCATCCATCACCCGGACGTGCGCCGCATGCTCGGCACGATGCGCGCGCTGACCGAAGGCGCGCGGGCGCTGGCCTACGTGGCTGCCGCGCACAGCGACATTGCCCACCGCCATTCGGACGAGGCGACGCGGGCTCGTCATCAGGCAATCTACGAGTATCTGGTGCCGGTGGTGAAGGGCTGGAGCACGGAGATGGTGAACGACGTGGCGAGCCTGGGCGTGCAGGTGCACGGCGGGATGGGCTTCATCGAGGAGACGGGCGCGGCGCAGTATTACCGCGATGCACGTATCCTGGCGATCTACGAAGGCACGACGGCGATCCAGGCGAACGACCTGGTGGGCCGCAAGACGATGCGCGACGGCGGCGCGGTGGCGAAGGCGCTGATCGCGGAGATCGGCGACACCGTGGCGGCGCTGGGCAAGCTGGACGGTGCGGCGGCGGCCTCGGTGAAGGCGCAGCTGGAGAAGGGCGCGAAGGCACTGTCGTCGGTGGTCGACTACGTGGTGGCGAACGTGAAGCAGGACCCGAACGCGGTGTTCGCGGGCAGCGTGCCGTACCTGAAGCTGGCGGGCGTGGTGCTGTGCGGGTGGCAGATGGGCCGCGCGCTGGTGGCGGCGCACGCGAACCGCGCGAGCGATCCGGCGTTCTTCGACGCGAAGATCGCGATCGCGCAATGCTATGCGGAGCACGTGCTGGTGCAGGCAGGCGCATTCGAAGCGTCGATCGTCGGCACGAAGGGCAACGAGGGCGTGCTCGCGTTGACGGAAGACCAGTTCTGA
- a CDS encoding electron transfer flavoprotein-ubiquinone oxidoreductase, with protein MEYDVVIVGGGPAGLSAAIRLKQLAAEKGTEIGVCVLEKGSEIGAHILSGAVMDPRAINELFPDWKERGAPLDVEVTEDRFLFLSEKSAVTTPNWALPANFQNHGNYVISLGNVTRWLGQQAEALGVEIFPGFPAAEILYNDDGSVKGVATGNMGVGKDGEPTENFQLGMELHAKYTLFAEGCRGHLGRQLISKFKLDANADPQAYGIGIKELWEIDPAKHKPGLVIHTAGWPLKSDTYGGSFLYHMDNNQVVVGFVVGLGYTNPYLSPFEEFQRYKTHPSIRAFLEGGKRVSYGARAITAGGLLSLPKTVFPGGALIGDDAGFLNASRIKGSHAAIKTGMLAADAAFDAVQAGRQSDELNAYPDAFKQSWLYTELYRARNFKQWMAKGLYLGTLMVGLEQKVMGGNVPWTLHHKHADHEMLKPASQCQPIEYPKPDGKLTFDRLSSVFISNTNHEENQPAHLTLKDASVPVNVNLRTYAGPEGRFCPAAVYEFVKNDDGSDRLVINAQNCVHCKTCDIKDPTQNIVWVTPEGGGGPNYPNM; from the coding sequence ATGGAATACGACGTCGTGATCGTCGGCGGCGGCCCCGCCGGGCTGTCGGCGGCGATCCGGCTCAAGCAGCTGGCCGCCGAAAAAGGCACCGAGATCGGCGTGTGCGTGCTCGAGAAGGGTTCCGAGATCGGCGCGCATATCCTGTCGGGCGCGGTGATGGACCCGCGCGCGATCAACGAACTGTTCCCCGACTGGAAGGAACGCGGCGCACCGCTCGACGTCGAGGTGACGGAAGACCGCTTCCTGTTCCTGTCCGAGAAGAGCGCGGTCACCACGCCCAACTGGGCGCTGCCCGCCAACTTCCAGAATCACGGCAACTACGTGATTTCGCTGGGCAACGTCACGCGCTGGCTTGGACAGCAGGCCGAGGCGCTCGGTGTGGAGATCTTCCCCGGCTTCCCGGCTGCCGAGATTCTCTATAACGACGACGGCTCGGTGAAGGGTGTCGCGACCGGCAACATGGGCGTGGGCAAGGACGGCGAGCCGACCGAGAACTTCCAGCTCGGCATGGAGCTGCACGCGAAGTACACGCTGTTCGCCGAAGGCTGCCGCGGCCACCTCGGCCGCCAGCTGATCTCGAAATTCAAGCTGGACGCGAACGCCGATCCGCAGGCGTACGGGATCGGCATCAAGGAACTGTGGGAAATCGACCCGGCCAAGCACAAGCCGGGCCTCGTGATCCACACGGCCGGCTGGCCGCTGAAGTCGGATACGTACGGCGGCTCGTTCCTGTATCACATGGACAACAACCAGGTCGTGGTCGGCTTCGTGGTGGGCCTCGGCTACACGAACCCGTACCTGTCGCCGTTCGAGGAATTCCAGCGCTACAAGACGCATCCGTCGATCCGCGCATTCCTGGAAGGCGGCAAGCGCGTGTCGTACGGCGCGCGTGCGATCACGGCCGGCGGCCTGCTGTCGCTGCCGAAGACGGTGTTCCCGGGCGGCGCGCTGATCGGCGACGACGCAGGCTTCCTGAACGCATCGCGGATCAAGGGCAGCCACGCGGCGATCAAGACCGGCATGCTGGCGGCCGACGCCGCGTTCGACGCGGTGCAGGCCGGCCGCCAGTCGGACGAGCTCAACGCGTACCCGGACGCCTTCAAGCAGTCGTGGCTGTACACGGAGCTGTACCGCGCGCGCAACTTCAAGCAGTGGATGGCCAAGGGGCTGTACCTCGGCACGCTGATGGTCGGGCTCGAGCAGAAGGTGATGGGCGGCAACGTGCCGTGGACGCTGCACCACAAGCATGCGGACCACGAGATGCTGAAGCCGGCGTCGCAATGCCAGCCGATCGAGTATCCGAAGCCGGACGGCAAGCTGACGTTCGACCGCCTCTCGTCGGTGTTCATCTCGAACACGAACCACGAGGAGAACCAGCCGGCGCACCTGACGCTGAAGGACGCGAGCGTGCCGGTGAACGTGAACCTGCGCACGTACGCGGGGCCGGAGGGGCGCTTCTGCCCGGCGGCGGTGTATGAGTTCGTGAAGAACGACGACGGCAGCGACCGCCTGGTGATCAACGCGCAGAACTGCGTGCACTGCAAGACCTGCGACATCAAGGACCCGACGCAGAACATCGTGTGGGTCACGCCGGAAGGCGGCGGCGGGCCGAACTACCCGAACATGTAA